In Nitrospirota bacterium, one genomic interval encodes:
- a CDS encoding cytochrome c maturation protein CcmE, producing MKWNKKTGIILSILVIASALAYLIFGNFGKNLVYFFTPSEVAAFTQDRYHKKVRVAGLVVKQSVKIDPLTKNITFNLTDGAAVIPVTFEGIPPDLFKEGQGAVVEGFWDGDKRLHSQMIMAKHSEDYMPPEMKKGGAVLPKKDFYKTLKMN from the coding sequence ATGAAATGGAATAAGAAAACAGGAATTATCCTCAGCATTCTGGTGATTGCCTCCGCGCTCGCCTACCTGATCTTTGGTAATTTTGGCAAGAACCTGGTCTACTTTTTTACCCCGTCTGAAGTGGCGGCATTTACCCAGGACCGTTACCATAAAAAAGTCCGGGTCGCCGGCCTGGTGGTTAAACAGAGCGTCAAGATCGACCCCCTGACCAAAAACATTACCTTTAACCTGACCGACGGCGCGGCGGTCATTCCGGTCACGTTCGAAGGAATCCCGCCGGATCTTTTTAAAGAAGGACAAGGGGCTGTCGTCGAGGGGTTCTGGGATGGAGATAAAAGACTCCATTCCCAGATGATTATGGCCAAACACTCTGAAGATTATATGCCTCCGGAAATGAAAAAAGGGGGAGCAGTCCTCCCCAAGAAGGATTTTTACAAGACCTTGAAGATGAATTAG